AGTGGCGAGCTTGACGGCGACGAAATTGTTTGCCCGCGCCACGGCGCCCGGTTTTGCGTGAAAACCGGCGCGGTAAAATGTGCGCCGGCTTACGAAGATGTGGCTACTTTTGCGGTACGGATAGTTGACGGCCGGATACAAGTCGAGAATCCTAACTAAACCGGCGCCAGGCAAAAGATAAACGGCGAAAAAAGCCAGTCGGCGTTAGAATTCCCGATCTTTCGCGATTCAACCGTAACAACTCCCGCATCATCATGGAACACTTCATCTGGAATATAGACCCTATTCTCGTCGACTTCGGCTTCTTGAAAATCCGTTGGTACGGCTTGATGTTCGCATCCGGCTTTGTCGGCAGTTTTTTAACCATGCAATGGATTTACCAGCGTGAAGGTAAGAACATCGAAGAGCTGGATACCTTGCTTTGGTACATGGTGATTGCCACCATCGTCGGTGCGCGCCTGGGTCATACCATGCTCTACGATCCTGCTTATTATTTGTCTCACCCTTTGAAAATCCTGGCAGTCTGGGAAGGTGGGTTGGCCAGTCACGGCGCGACGCTGGGTATCATTCTGGCTTTATATTTATACCGGCGCAAATACAGTGATAGTTATTTCTGGTTGTTGGATCGCGTCAGTATCCCGACTGCGTTGGCCGGTGCGCTGATTCGCATCGGTAATTTTTTCAACTCCGAGATTTTAGGGATTCCGTCAGAACAACCCTGGGCCGTGGTGTTTGCGCGGATCGATCCGCTGCCGCGTCATCCGGTACAGCTATACGAAGCAGTGTGTTATCTGCTGATTTATGGGATTTCGTTGGCGATTTATAAAAAACACGCAGATAAGCCCGGTTTTGTGTTTGGCTGTTTCATCAGCATGCTGTTCAGCGTGCGGTTTGTTCTGGAATACTTTAAAACCGAGCAAGCCATGTACGACACCGGGGTGATGTTCACCACCGGCCAGCTACTCAGTATGCCGTTCGTGCTGGCCGGCATTGGCTGCATCGTTTGGTCTATGAAAAACCATCAGCCCAAGCCTGTCGCTTAATCGTTTATAATCCCCGACTTTCAATCGCCGGGGCTGCCCGGCGTATGCTGCCCCGTTGGGGTATCTGTTTCGGTTTTGAGAGTTCATGCAAGAAATTAATCCCATTAAATACAAAATAGCCGACCTGCGTGAGCGTAGCGCCGGTCTGAAAAGCTATCTGGATTTCGATACAAAAAGTGAGCGTTTGGTGGAAGTGCTGCGCGAGCTGGAAGATCCGGCGATCTGGAATAAGCCGGAACAAGCGCAAGCCATGGGTAAGGAGAGGGCAATGTTGGAAGGCATTGTCAATACTATCCTGGAACTGGAACAAGGCCTGTCCGACGCTGAAGAATTGCTGTTGATGGCGGTGGAAGAAAACGACGAAGATACCGTCGATACCGTGGCCGCCGATCTCGAAGAGTACGAAAAGAAAGTCGCGGCGTTGGAATTTCAACGCATGTTTGCCGGGGAAATGGACCCAAACAATGCGTTTTTGGATATTCAGGCCGGTTCCGGTGGTACCGAGGCCCAGGATTGGGCATCCATGATCGAACGGATGTATTTACGCTGGGGCGAGGCCAAGGGCTTTAAAACCGAGCTCATTGAAGAATCGCCTGGCGACGTGGCCGGCATCAAGAGCGCGACTATCAAGTTCGAAGGGCCGTATGCCTTTGGCTGGCTGCGCACCGAAACCGGCGTACATCGTTTGGTGAGAAAATCGCCGTTCGATTCCGGCAACCGCCGCCACACGTCGTTTGCCTCGGTATTTGTCTCACCTGAAATCGACGATGACGTCGAAATTGATATTAATCCCGCCGATTTGCGTATTGACGTGTACCGGGCCAGCGGTGCCGGTGGCCAGCACGTCAACCGGACCGAATCGGCGGTGCGGATTACCCATGGCCCCAGCGGTATCGTCACCCAATGCCAAAGCGATCGCTCGCAGCACAAAAATAAAGACACTGCGA
The window above is part of the Methylomonas sp. ZR1 genome. Proteins encoded here:
- a CDS encoding non-heme iron oxygenase ferredoxin subunit, producing MSDWIDVVAESALANGEHVLVDVDGTDVAVFKIDGQCYAIEDVCSHDGAEIASGELDGDEIVCPRHGARFCVKTGAVKCAPAYEDVATFAVRIVDGRIQVENPN
- the lgt gene encoding prolipoprotein diacylglyceryl transferase, which codes for MEHFIWNIDPILVDFGFLKIRWYGLMFASGFVGSFLTMQWIYQREGKNIEELDTLLWYMVIATIVGARLGHTMLYDPAYYLSHPLKILAVWEGGLASHGATLGIILALYLYRRKYSDSYFWLLDRVSIPTALAGALIRIGNFFNSEILGIPSEQPWAVVFARIDPLPRHPVQLYEAVCYLLIYGISLAIYKKHADKPGFVFGCFISMLFSVRFVLEYFKTEQAMYDTGVMFTTGQLLSMPFVLAGIGCIVWSMKNHQPKPVA
- the prfB gene encoding peptide chain release factor 2, with protein sequence MQEINPIKYKIADLRERSAGLKSYLDFDTKSERLVEVLRELEDPAIWNKPEQAQAMGKERAMLEGIVNTILELEQGLSDAEELLLMAVEENDEDTVDTVAADLEEYEKKVAALEFQRMFAGEMDPNNAFLDIQAGSGGTEAQDWASMIERMYLRWGEAKGFKTELIEESPGDVAGIKSATIKFEGPYAFGWLRTETGVHRLVRKSPFDSGNRRHTSFASVFVSPEIDDDVEIDINPADLRIDVYRASGAGGQHVNRTESAVRITHGPSGIVTQCQSDRSQHKNKDTAMKQLKAKLYEMEMLKRSEGLQAIEDSKSDIGWGSQIRSYVLDQSRIKDLRTNVETGNTQAVLDGSLDQFIEASLKSGL